TCAGAATTTTTCTAAAGTATACTACAATCGTCGATTTTGACAGTCAAATAAGAGAGATGAATTTCTTCTTCCAGCCAAAAGAGTTACTAGAATAGCTCAGTCAAAGTGTCAAACAATTTTCTTCCTttgaaattaaacatttttgaaTATCCGAATTTTATCCGAATCTACCTAAATctttacaataattaatatttgaaatgtaatttttttttttatataactcaaattttcaaaaacagttATTACTGTTTTCTAGTTACTGACCCAATAGTATAAAACAAGACCATACGTTATATAAGTTTGAATTAAGAAAATGGAATTTAATTGTGGCGTGGTTACCTGACGAAATATATATGGTTGTCTGTATATGTATCGGAGGAAGAGAAGTTGAACGAAAGATGGCCGTTACTTTTATTGCATGTCGAAACGtgtaatgaaagaaaataaacgaGCACGAAAGTAACGCTTCTACTTAATTGGCATTTTCTCTACATATCGAATGCACAGCCAACGGCTATCTCTTGCCCACTACTTTCACCATAAATACACATCCATACAAGGGACCCAGAACACACACCAAATTAACAAGTTAGCTGTAAGTGAGTGTTGCTAATTAAAGTTTGTGGGTCGGAGAGATAGATGGTGTTGGttaaaatgtttgatgtttACTTGATGATTGTGATGTTGATGGGTTTGGGGTTTACAATAGGGTTATCAAGTGGGCACAAGTTCTATGTTGGTGAGACAGATGGTTGGGTCCTTGCTCCTTCCGAGGATTATACTGACTGGTCTCACAGACACCGGTTTCAAGTCaatgacactctttgtaagTCTCTCTCCTCTATTCGATCTATGTGTACACAATGTGTCAAAAATGTCACTGATGCAACATTGTTGCTTTCGCAAGTTTTTAAGTATGTGAAGGGAGAAGATTCAGTGCTGCAAGTGAGTGAACAAGAGTACAACACATGCAACACGACTGACCCCTTGGCTTCCCTCTCAGACGGTGACTCTCTCTTCCAACTTAGACGCTCAGGCCCATTCTTTTTCATCAGCGGCGACATCGGAAACTGTCTCAAAGGTCAGAAGCTAGCCTTAACGGTCATGTCCACGGACCACCACAGACACACTCCTCGTCATCCCTCTCCTTCCCCGTCACCCTCAACGTCTCTGGTCCATCAGTCTTTGTCGTCGCCGGCACCTTCTCCGGGAGTGGATTCGTCTTCAGGAGCTCCTGCTCCGGCTTCAGGTCCCGCTGCGGCAGCTCACAATTCGGCCGGTTCCGTTGGTCCGGGGGTGGTTTCTCTAGGCTTGTTTCTCGTGATTATGATAAGCTCCATGGTTTAGAATTTGTGAGGGTATTACTTTCTCCAGAGATGAGTTTTAATCTAAATTAATGTGccttttattatgtttattgtaAGCTTTTCT
The sequence above is a segment of the Camelina sativa cultivar DH55 chromosome 10, Cs, whole genome shotgun sequence genome. Coding sequences within it:
- the LOC104716931 gene encoding early nodulin-like protein 1 — translated: MVLVKMFDVYLMIVMLMGLGFTIGLSSGHKFYVGETDGWVLAPSEDYTDWSHRHRFQVNDTLFFKYVKGEDSVLQVSEQEYNTCNTTDPLASLSDGDSLFQLRRSGPFFFISGDIGNCLKGQKLALTVMSTDHHRHTPRHPSPSPSPSTSLVHQSLSSPAPSPGVDSSSGAPAPASGPAAAAHNSAGSVGPGVVSLGLFLVIMISSMV